Proteins found in one Paenibacillus wynnii genomic segment:
- a CDS encoding IS1182 family transposase, protein MYIQYTMDQLCLPMDLEEDIPENHLVRVVNAAVNRLDDTIFDAAYPGGGRDSYHPKMLTKDIIYAYTQQIYSSRQIAKAVRENIPFMWLAGRQRPDFRTLNRFRSQRMKDVLETVFTAVLQFLSDEKYVSLEHYFVDGTKIEANANRYTFVWGKAVNKNKLKLQEKVHALFASIEAAEDQEEREHHGNDLLELGESSEWNSEKLELAAQRLEAQLLEKPKDKPLKKAVRKIRKDLLPRLLKYEQYQILLGDRNSFSKTDPDATFMRMKEDHMRNGQLKPGYNVQIGTENQFILAYSLHPRPTDTRCLQPHLEKARQILGKLPGTLVADAGYGSEENYAYLEKEEIQAVVKYGSYHKEKSKAWKENVGKIENWTYDKAKDTWICPTGQTLHFRKESKELLESGYEIGKRHYRSLSCDGCPLKERCTKATGNREVVVSLERLRYQKQARAILQSEEGYALAVRRMTEPESVFGQLKNNRGFRRFLLRGMEKVTLEVGWLSLAHNLLKQAANDQRRRAAILQ, encoded by the coding sequence CCGGAAAATCACCTCGTTCGTGTCGTGAACGCAGCCGTCAATCGGCTGGACGACACCATCTTTGACGCTGCCTATCCTGGCGGCGGCCGCGACAGCTACCACCCTAAAATGCTCACCAAAGATATTATCTACGCGTACACCCAGCAAATCTATTCGTCTCGCCAAATTGCCAAAGCGGTACGGGAGAATATTCCCTTTATGTGGCTGGCCGGACGGCAGCGACCCGACTTCCGCACTCTTAATCGCTTCCGTTCCCAGCGAATGAAGGACGTCCTTGAAACGGTATTTACCGCCGTGCTTCAGTTTTTGTCTGACGAAAAATACGTTTCGCTGGAGCATTACTTTGTGGACGGAACCAAAATCGAGGCGAATGCCAATCGCTACACCTTTGTGTGGGGCAAAGCGGTCAACAAGAACAAATTGAAATTACAGGAGAAGGTACACGCCCTGTTCGCGAGCATTGAAGCGGCAGAAGACCAAGAAGAACGCGAGCACCACGGAAACGACCTCCTTGAACTCGGGGAGTCTTCTGAGTGGAACAGCGAGAAACTCGAACTAGCAGCGCAGAGGCTTGAAGCCCAGCTATTGGAAAAACCCAAAGACAAACCCCTGAAAAAAGCCGTTCGGAAGATTCGCAAGGATTTGCTGCCTAGGCTACTGAAGTATGAGCAGTACCAAATACTGCTTGGCGACCGGAACAGCTTTAGCAAGACCGACCCGGACGCGACCTTCATGCGGATGAAGGAAGACCACATGCGGAATGGTCAACTCAAACCGGGTTACAATGTACAGATTGGAACCGAAAACCAATTTATATTGGCCTACAGCCTACACCCAAGACCTACCGATACCCGTTGTTTACAGCCGCACCTGGAAAAGGCAAGGCAGATCCTAGGAAAACTTCCTGGGACGTTAGTTGCGGATGCAGGCTACGGCAGTGAAGAAAACTACGCCTATCTGGAAAAGGAAGAGATTCAGGCGGTAGTGAAATACGGCAGCTACCATAAAGAAAAGAGCAAAGCATGGAAAGAGAATGTCGGAAAGATTGAGAACTGGACCTATGACAAAGCCAAAGATACGTGGATATGCCCCACCGGACAAACGCTGCATTTCCGCAAGGAAAGTAAGGAGCTCTTGGAGAGTGGATATGAAATTGGAAAACGTCATTACCGCAGCTTAAGTTGCGACGGTTGCCCGCTGAAGGAACGCTGTACAAAGGCAACAGGAAATCGGGAAGTGGTTGTAAGTCTGGAACGACTGCGGTACCAGAAGCAAGCTCGGGCAATCTTGCAAAGCGAGGAAGGCTATGCTTTGGCTGTACGTCGAATGACAGAACCAGAAAGTGTGTTTGGACAACTGAAGAATAACCGGGGCTTCCGGCGGTTTCTGCTTCGCGGCATGGAAAAAGTGACGCTTGAAGTCGGGTGGCTTTCCCTTGCCCACAATCTACTGAAGCAAGCTGCAAATGACCAAAGACGCAGAGCAGCGATCCTCCAATAA
- a CDS encoding serine hydrolase domain-containing protein, whose translation MITHIKRIAIIALVFCILSACSSESKEIISRKTNNDMEVRVDKYLKDKKFNGSILMAKEGDIWISKGYGMANFEKGIPNTPTTRFRIGSVTKQFTSLSIMKLQEQGLVNVKDTLNRYIPDYPNGDQITLHHLLSHTSGIQEYLSTYLLSSPLFQQYTSPYELINTFKQEPLKFTPGTQFSYSNSNYVLLGYIIEKVSKESYTDYINNNILRPLHMLDSGYDNNIYNEDNHAKGYEGTVEEHSDPFYNIDMSLAFSAGALYSTVEDLYLWDQALYTNKLITAASLDTMFTPKIVVEKDVASYAYGWFVFAGPENLVGHGGNIFGYSSVILKNRETKNVVIVLCNFDSYADISNIARDLNNMLDDYIK comes from the coding sequence ATGATAACTCACATAAAAAGGATTGCTATTATAGCACTAGTTTTTTGTATACTATCTGCTTGCTCCTCGGAATCTAAAGAAATTATTTCAAGGAAAACAAATAACGACATGGAGGTGCGGGTAGATAAGTATCTAAAAGACAAAAAGTTTAATGGTTCTATTCTCATGGCTAAAGAAGGTGACATCTGGATAAGCAAAGGGTACGGAATGGCCAATTTTGAAAAAGGAATACCAAATACACCTACTACACGTTTTAGAATAGGTTCAGTGACAAAACAATTCACTTCATTAAGTATTATGAAACTTCAAGAGCAAGGTCTAGTTAATGTGAAGGATACGCTTAATAGATATATTCCCGATTATCCCAATGGAGATCAAATCACCTTACATCATCTCTTATCCCATACGTCCGGAATTCAAGAATATCTCTCGACCTATCTCTTGTCCTCTCCTTTATTTCAACAATATACCTCTCCTTATGAGCTCATTAATACATTTAAACAAGAACCTCTTAAATTCACTCCAGGAACACAATTCAGCTATAGTAATTCAAATTATGTTTTATTAGGCTATATTATTGAGAAAGTCTCAAAAGAATCATATACAGACTATATTAATAACAATATTTTGAGACCTCTTCATATGTTAGATTCAGGGTATGACAATAATATCTACAATGAGGATAATCATGCAAAAGGATATGAAGGAACAGTGGAAGAACATTCTGATCCATTCTATAATATTGATATGTCATTAGCCTTCTCAGCAGGGGCATTATATTCCACTGTGGAAGATCTCTACTTATGGGATCAAGCGTTGTACACTAATAAATTAATAACCGCGGCCTCTTTAGACACAATGTTTACACCAAAGATTGTCGTTGAAAAAGATGTAGCAAGTTACGCTTATGGTTGGTTTGTATTTGCCGGTCCCGAAAACCTCGTGGGACACGGCGGAAATATATTTGGATATAGCTCAGTTATTCTTAAAAACCGGGAAACAAAGAACGTAGTGATTGTGTTGTGCAATTTTGATTCATATGCTGACATCAGCAACATTGCAAGAGATTTAAATAATATGTTAGATGATTATATTAAGTAG
- a CDS encoding (2Fe-2S) ferredoxin domain-containing protein, with protein sequence MTTWNLEHAQCHFLICNGGTCLKLGADEVTESIREEIKNQNADALIHTSRTQCNGRCSDACVVIAYPEGVWYKDIDPQSGKDLVQRHLEGKLLESQVVYHYNQKFVPTGISVKGIEKNT encoded by the coding sequence ATGACAACTTGGAATCTGGAACATGCTCAATGTCACTTCTTAATCTGTAATGGAGGTACTTGTCTGAAGCTTGGAGCTGATGAAGTTACAGAATCGATACGTGAAGAAATCAAGAATCAGAATGCAGATGCACTAATTCACACATCCCGAACACAGTGTAACGGTCGATGTAGTGATGCCTGCGTAGTTATCGCTTATCCGGAAGGTGTGTGGTACAAGGATATTGACCCACAGTCCGGCAAAGACCTTGTTCAAAGACATCTTGAGGGTAAGCTTCTGGAATCCCAAGTCGTATATCATTATAATCAGAAATTTGTACCGACGGGCATCTCCGTAAAAGGAATTGAAAAAAACACATAA
- a CDS encoding class I SAM-dependent methyltransferase, translated as MVQPSVDPWFEKSFGEDYMLIYKHRNIQGALDEVQKMVKWLNLTEGSEVLDLCCGMGRHAFALSDAGFKVTGIDLSHVLLCEAIALDKQRRIRWIQSDMRMLPEGENIEGTFDAVVNLFTSFGYFEKDEEQIKVLQQMERALKPHGKFIIDYLNAEYTKDHLIPFSERKEGETIIKENRRVRDGFVEKRIRLLEEGTEARQYEEQVKLYSIHRLTEMLTEANLSINAVYGDYDEGEYDQRLSPRMIIVGQRTE; from the coding sequence ATGGTACAACCGTCTGTTGATCCTTGGTTTGAAAAAAGTTTCGGTGAGGATTACATGCTGATCTACAAGCATCGCAATATACAAGGGGCGTTAGATGAAGTTCAAAAAATGGTGAAATGGCTTAATCTTACCGAAGGTAGCGAAGTACTCGATTTATGCTGCGGGATGGGAAGACATGCGTTCGCACTCTCAGATGCAGGGTTCAAGGTAACTGGAATAGACTTATCCCATGTGTTATTGTGCGAGGCTATAGCATTGGATAAGCAGCGTCGTATTCGCTGGATTCAAAGCGATATGCGAATGTTACCCGAGGGAGAAAATATTGAAGGCACATTCGATGCGGTGGTTAATCTTTTCACATCATTTGGGTATTTCGAGAAAGATGAAGAGCAAATTAAAGTTTTACAACAAATGGAGAGAGCGTTGAAACCGCATGGTAAATTTATAATTGATTATTTAAATGCTGAATATACAAAGGATCATTTAATTCCTTTTTCCGAACGAAAAGAAGGAGAGACAATCATTAAGGAGAACCGAAGGGTTCGTGACGGATTTGTTGAGAAAAGGATTAGGTTATTGGAAGAAGGTACCGAAGCACGCCAATATGAAGAACAGGTGAAGCTATATTCTATCCATAGACTGACGGAAATGCTTACGGAAGCAAACTTGTCCATTAATGCAGTATATGGCGACTACGATGAAGGGGAATATGATCAACGGTTGTCACCACGTATGATTATTGTGGGGCAGCGAACAGAGTGA
- a CDS encoding NusG domain II-containing protein produces MLKIKLGDFMIIGAVLLIVGLIYGIKWLDTRNEEYIVGQLAAQITVNGKPYKTVNLAKEEQVIEIHTKYGHNTLKVFDYGIQMVFADCPNKISMQMGFKSRPHQQIICIPNRVLVEVINPSGSHDEDELDAVI; encoded by the coding sequence TTGTTAAAAATAAAACTTGGGGATTTTATGATCATTGGGGCTGTGCTGCTGATTGTAGGCTTGATTTATGGCATTAAGTGGCTGGATACGCGCAACGAAGAGTATATTGTAGGTCAACTGGCAGCTCAAATTACGGTGAATGGCAAACCGTATAAAACTGTTAATCTGGCAAAAGAAGAGCAAGTAATCGAAATTCATACCAAATACGGTCATAATACACTGAAGGTGTTCGACTACGGAATTCAGATGGTTTTTGCCGATTGTCCGAACAAAATATCGATGCAGATGGGCTTCAAATCAAGACCTCATCAGCAGATTATATGTATTCCTAACCGTGTGCTGGTAGAGGTAATTAATCCCAGCGGCAGCCATGATGAAGATGAACTCGACGCCGTAATTTAA
- a CDS encoding AAA family ATPase — protein MNKSSTNQRLPRAKGIDMGTYYTPKECAKKVRHLILPDMNRKIVEEFITILGMRDTFEEHQVPIPNKVVMYGPPGTGKTLTAFYIAQMLELPLILVRLDAIIHSHLGETGSNIRKIFEYAKASPCVLFLDEFDAIARTRESNDEVKEMARAVNTLLQCLDDFGDSSIFVAATNLENELDRAIWRRFDTKMIYSLPDELSRRQYIDLLINGFEGETGLTEEVCVRLAGCSFADIEQIVLKAKRKAIIESCSLKVEHIVLSYEEYCPSLN, from the coding sequence ATGAACAAAAGCAGCACTAATCAGCGTCTCCCAAGAGCAAAAGGAATTGATATGGGTACATACTATACACCCAAAGAATGTGCTAAAAAGGTTAGACATCTCATACTTCCAGATATGAATCGAAAGATTGTCGAAGAATTCATTACCATTTTAGGAATGAGAGACACATTTGAAGAACATCAAGTGCCAATTCCCAATAAAGTCGTTATGTATGGTCCACCGGGCACAGGGAAAACATTGACGGCATTTTATATCGCTCAAATGCTGGAGCTTCCACTTATCCTCGTTCGATTGGATGCGATTATTCACAGCCACTTAGGTGAGACTGGCAGCAATATTAGAAAAATTTTTGAGTATGCCAAAGCTTCACCTTGTGTCCTGTTTCTTGATGAATTTGATGCGATTGCAAGAACTCGTGAAAGCAATGATGAGGTTAAAGAAATGGCACGTGCCGTAAATACCTTACTTCAATGCCTTGATGATTTTGGGGACAGCAGCATTTTTGTAGCGGCAACCAATCTGGAGAATGAACTGGATCGGGCAATTTGGAGAAGATTTGATACAAAAATGATCTACTCCCTGCCAGATGAATTAAGCAGACGTCAATATATAGATCTATTGATTAACGGATTCGAGGGGGAAACAGGCTTAACGGAAGAAGTCTGCGTGCGGCTTGCCGGTTGCAGTTTTGCAGATATTGAACAGATTGTTCTGAAAGCGAAACGTAAGGCGATTATAGAGAGTTGTTCACTAAAAGTTGAGCATATCGTTCTGTCATATGAAGAGTACTGTCCGTCCTTAAACTGA
- a CDS encoding metal ABC transporter ATP-binding protein, giving the protein MILSSMQDVVFGYGSEPVIEELSLEIKTGEFIGIAGPNGAAKSTLLKLMLGLIKPWSGSLQFNHVLSDGTKAIVGYVPQQVASFNSGFPSKVIELVRSGCYSRLGLFKRFSSQQEHIVEQSLKQVDMWEYRNRKIGELSGGQKQRVCIARALAQEPQVLVLDEPATGMDASSRLGLYELLQHYVKHHGRTVIMVTHGLEETRPYLDTLISLERKENEGWRCLVTNSCSAHFGPEG; this is encoded by the coding sequence ATGATTTTATCTTCGATGCAAGATGTAGTGTTCGGATATGGAAGTGAGCCAGTGATTGAGGAATTGTCGCTTGAGATTAAAACAGGTGAATTCATTGGTATTGCTGGACCAAATGGAGCGGCAAAGTCTACCTTATTGAAATTAATGCTAGGTTTGATTAAACCTTGGAGTGGTTCGCTTCAATTCAATCATGTATTGAGTGATGGAACGAAGGCTATAGTTGGCTATGTTCCGCAGCAAGTCGCATCTTTTAATTCAGGATTCCCCAGTAAGGTGATTGAACTGGTTCGTTCGGGATGTTATTCGAGATTGGGATTGTTCAAGCGCTTTTCTTCCCAACAAGAACATATTGTAGAGCAAAGCTTGAAGCAGGTAGATATGTGGGAATACCGCAATCGAAAAATAGGGGAACTTTCGGGAGGGCAGAAACAACGCGTATGCATTGCACGTGCTCTTGCACAGGAGCCGCAAGTACTTGTGTTAGATGAGCCTGCGACAGGTATGGATGCTTCCAGTAGATTAGGTCTTTATGAGTTGCTGCAACATTATGTTAAGCATCATGGAAGAACCGTCATTATGGTCACTCATGGACTTGAAGAAACCAGACCTTATCTAGACACGCTGATTAGTTTGGAACGAAAGGAGAACGAAGGTTGGCGATGTTTAGTTACGAATTCATGCAGCGCGCATTTTGGGCCGGAGGGCTGA
- a CDS encoding metal ABC transporter substrate-binding protein, whose product MKICTHLFGILSLSAILLLAGCGLNNNTASTNGGNASVTPSNAAEATSTPSAEKLKVKTSFYPIYEFTRNVAGDLADVENLVPAGVEPHDWEPTPQDMTGITDADVLIYNGAGMEGWIEQVLDSAGDHLIAVEASKGIEMMEGSEEEHEEEDDHAVEEEHDHGELDPHVWLSPRLAIQEVRNIEVALAKAAPQHADAFKANADAYVTKLEILDQDFRDELKDTLRKDFITQHAAFGYLAKEYGLTQVPIAGLSPEQEPSAAQMAEVVKFAKDHNVKTIFFETLVSSKVADTIAAEIGAKSAVLNPVEGLTEEDISNNLDYVVVMKQNLESLKTALNE is encoded by the coding sequence ATGAAAATTTGTACTCACCTTTTTGGTATCCTGTCTCTGTCAGCCATACTACTTCTCGCTGGTTGCGGTTTAAATAACAACACTGCTAGCACAAATGGAGGAAATGCATCCGTAACTCCTTCCAATGCTGCAGAAGCTACGTCAACCCCTTCAGCAGAAAAGTTGAAGGTCAAAACAAGTTTTTACCCGATTTATGAGTTCACCCGCAATGTAGCCGGTGACTTGGCTGATGTTGAGAATCTAGTACCAGCTGGCGTTGAACCACATGACTGGGAGCCAACACCACAGGACATGACCGGGATTACCGATGCCGATGTGCTTATTTATAACGGTGCGGGCATGGAGGGTTGGATTGAACAAGTATTGGATAGCGCAGGCGATCATCTAATAGCTGTCGAGGCAAGCAAAGGCATTGAGATGATGGAAGGTTCAGAAGAAGAGCATGAAGAAGAGGATGATCATGCAGTTGAAGAAGAGCATGATCATGGTGAACTGGATCCACATGTATGGTTATCACCAAGATTGGCTATTCAGGAAGTTCGCAATATTGAAGTTGCTCTTGCCAAAGCTGCTCCACAGCATGCAGATGCATTCAAGGCAAATGCAGATGCTTATGTAACAAAACTGGAGATACTTGATCAGGATTTTAGGGATGAGCTGAAGGATACATTGCGAAAGGACTTCATTACTCAGCATGCAGCCTTCGGATATTTAGCAAAAGAGTACGGCCTGACCCAAGTGCCCATTGCAGGATTATCTCCTGAACAAGAACCGTCTGCCGCCCAAATGGCTGAGGTTGTAAAATTTGCTAAGGATCATAATGTAAAAACTATATTTTTTGAGACTCTTGTATCCTCTAAAGTAGCTGATACTATTGCTGCGGAGATCGGTGCCAAGTCAGCTGTGTTGAATCCGGTTGAAGGTTTGACTGAAGAAGATATTTCAAACAACCTTGATTACGTCGTAGTGATGAAGCAGAACCTTGAGTCATTAAAGACAGCACTTAACGAATAG
- a CDS encoding metal ABC transporter permease, with amino-acid sequence MAMFSYEFMQRAFWAGGLIGIIAPLIGVYLMLRRQVLMADTLSHVSLAGVALGSVLHVNPAITGFVVAVVGGLVIEQLRSSYRTYSELPVAIIMTSGLALAIVLMSLNQNLSKSFSSYLFGSIVAVSNLQLLLIAGVAVVGLLYFILLRRPLYNLTFDEETAKISGVRVSLLSFSFAVLTGMTVAAAMPVVGVLLVSALMVLPASLSLRVASGFAAAIAVSVGTGLTGVFCGLTASYYINTPPGGTIALILLFFLLITIATQKLIQIKNRRSIHKPFKKRSKLTL; translated from the coding sequence TTGGCGATGTTTAGTTACGAATTCATGCAGCGCGCATTTTGGGCCGGAGGGCTGATCGGAATAATCGCTCCTTTGATAGGAGTATATCTTATGCTACGTCGGCAAGTTTTGATGGCAGATACACTCTCACACGTTTCGCTGGCAGGTGTTGCTCTAGGATCAGTGCTTCATGTGAATCCAGCCATTACCGGGTTTGTAGTAGCTGTGGTAGGAGGACTAGTCATTGAGCAGCTCCGTAGTTCTTATCGTACATATAGTGAGCTTCCTGTAGCCATTATTATGACCTCAGGATTGGCGCTTGCAATCGTATTGATGAGTTTAAATCAAAATTTAAGCAAAAGCTTCAGTTCTTACTTATTTGGATCCATTGTTGCAGTTAGCAACTTGCAACTCCTTCTTATTGCCGGTGTAGCCGTGGTCGGACTATTGTATTTCATCCTATTACGCAGACCGCTTTATAACTTAACCTTTGATGAAGAAACTGCCAAAATCTCTGGTGTACGTGTCTCTCTGTTATCCTTTTCCTTTGCAGTACTGACGGGAATGACGGTGGCTGCTGCAATGCCGGTGGTCGGTGTATTGCTTGTTTCTGCTCTGATGGTGTTACCAGCCTCGCTATCGCTGCGCGTGGCTTCCGGTTTTGCTGCGGCCATTGCGGTATCTGTTGGAACGGGGCTGACAGGAGTGTTTTGCGGTTTGACCGCGTCCTACTATATCAATACACCTCCTGGAGGTACCATAGCCTTAATTCTATTGTTCTTTTTGTTAATCACAATTGCCACACAGAAATTAATTCAAATCAAAAATAGGCGAAGCATTCATAAACCATTTAAAAAAAGGAGTAAATTAACACTATGA
- a CDS encoding NAD-dependent epimerase/dehydratase family protein yields MNTIAELEAKLAEPSEKLIAELSVLDGDIMLLGVGGKMGPSLARLAVHAIQMAGIRKRVIGVSRFSNEESKRELEEAGVETISCDLLNDNDLQSLPEVANIIYMAGNKFGTTGNEHFTWAMNAYLPGRVAEKFRNSRIVVFSSGNVYPFTSVGLGGVTESVMPEPKGEYAQSCLGRERIFEHFSHKYNIPMVIYRLNYAIDMRYGVLLEIAKSVYEGQPVQLATGHANVIWQGDANEMALRCLTVCTHPPNIVNITGPETMSIRWAAEEIGKRLGKTPVFEGIESDTSLLSNASKSHQLFGYPRVSLLQMIDWTADWILHGGKTWNKPTHFQERKGNF; encoded by the coding sequence ATGAACACAATAGCGGAATTGGAAGCAAAATTAGCAGAGCCCTCAGAAAAGCTTATTGCTGAGCTATCCGTATTAGATGGAGATATTATGCTGCTGGGGGTTGGGGGTAAGATGGGGCCTAGCCTGGCGAGGCTGGCTGTTCATGCGATCCAAATGGCGGGAATCCGTAAACGGGTAATTGGCGTATCCCGGTTTTCGAATGAGGAGTCCAAACGTGAACTGGAGGAGGCTGGTGTTGAAACCATTTCCTGCGATCTCTTGAACGACAACGACCTGCAAAGTTTGCCTGAAGTGGCGAATATCATTTATATGGCCGGCAATAAATTCGGCACCACAGGGAATGAGCATTTCACTTGGGCTATGAATGCTTATTTGCCCGGCAGAGTAGCCGAGAAGTTTAGAAACTCACGTATTGTTGTCTTTTCATCTGGTAATGTGTATCCGTTTACTTCTGTCGGACTAGGGGGCGTCACAGAATCGGTAATGCCTGAGCCGAAAGGAGAATACGCGCAGTCGTGTTTGGGACGAGAACGTATTTTTGAACACTTTTCCCATAAATATAATATTCCGATGGTGATCTACCGGCTGAATTATGCGATTGATATGCGCTATGGGGTATTGCTGGAGATTGCCAAGTCTGTCTACGAAGGACAGCCGGTTCAGCTGGCGACGGGGCACGCCAATGTTATCTGGCAGGGAGACGCCAACGAGATGGCGCTGCGATGTTTAACCGTCTGCACCCATCCGCCGAATATCGTGAATATCACCGGGCCGGAAACGATGTCCATCCGTTGGGCGGCAGAGGAGATAGGGAAGCGTTTGGGGAAAACACCGGTTTTTGAAGGGATAGAATCGGACACGTCTTTGCTCAGCAATGCTTCTAAGTCCCACCAATTGTTCGGATATCCACGGGTTTCCCTTTTGCAAATGATCGATTGGACGGCAGATTGGATTCTGCATGGGGGTAAGACCTGGAATAAACCTACGCATTTTCAGGAAAGAAAGGGGAATTTTTAG
- a CDS encoding Fur family transcriptional regulator yields MESQWGGMVEAMQAHGIRITTQRKLIAEVFSFTKGFVIPRQIHSFIAKYIPGVSYDTVYRNLRLLVKIGLIEQFDFKEGIRFKVRCGLDHHHHHFICTECHKTYPLDFCPIDSGISPPDAFEVTSHKFEIYGICGECVGKKRGLVLC; encoded by the coding sequence GTGGAAAGTCAATGGGGAGGTATGGTAGAAGCAATGCAGGCGCATGGCATCCGTATTACTACACAACGCAAGCTAATTGCGGAAGTGTTCTCATTTACTAAAGGATTTGTAATTCCACGTCAAATTCATTCCTTTATAGCTAAGTACATTCCGGGTGTTAGTTATGATACAGTTTATCGAAACTTGAGGCTACTGGTCAAAATTGGATTAATAGAGCAATTTGATTTTAAGGAAGGAATTCGTTTCAAAGTAAGATGTGGGCTGGACCACCATCACCATCACTTCATATGCACGGAGTGCCATAAAACCTACCCTCTTGACTTTTGTCCGATCGATAGTGGAATCAGTCCACCTGATGCATTTGAAGTAACCTCACATAAATTCGAAATTTACGGGATATGCGGGGAGTGCGTTGGAAAGAAGAGAGGATTAGTACTTTGTTAA
- a CDS encoding nitrous oxide-stimulated promoter family protein produces the protein MTIKVKRQLNDGPKIRREKEIVAKMIGIYCKKKHHQKALCEECQDLNDYATNRLSLCPFGEEKTACAKCSIHCYKLDYRQRIKSVMRFSGPWMLLYHPIESIRHIPIPGKLRK, from the coding sequence ATGACAATTAAAGTGAAACGGCAGTTAAATGATGGTCCTAAAATTCGAAGAGAAAAAGAAATTGTTGCAAAAATGATTGGCATTTATTGCAAGAAAAAACATCATCAAAAAGCGCTCTGCGAGGAATGTCAGGATTTAAATGATTATGCTACGAATAGACTATCCCTCTGCCCATTCGGTGAGGAGAAAACGGCTTGTGCAAAGTGCTCTATCCATTGTTACAAATTGGATTACCGTCAAAGAATTAAGAGTGTTATGCGTTTCTCAGGTCCATGGATGCTTCTATATCATCCAATTGAGTCCATTAGGCATATCCCTATACCAGGTAAGTTAAGAAAATAG
- a CDS encoding glycoside hydrolase family 11 protein, with translation MKQRRKRLFLAILVCFALTIPAVIVQAATTITANQTGTQDGYDYELWKDSGTTSMTLNSGGTFSAQWSNIGNALFRKGKKFDSTKTHSQLGNISINYSASFNPGGNSYLCVYGWTKDPLVEYYIVDSWGTYRPTGTKKGTISVDGGTYDIYETTRTNQPSIIGNATFKQYWSVRTSQRTSGTISVSEHFKKWESLGMPMGKMYEVALTVEGYQSSGSANVTSHTLTIGGGSTNPTPTPSTGAKTETESMTKGGQYTGNISSPFSGVALYANNDLVKYTQYFESGTHSFSLRGASNNSNMAKVDLKIGGVTKGTFYFGGSSPAVYTLNNVSHGTGNQEIQLVCTSDDGTWDAYTDYLEIN, from the coding sequence ATGAAACAAAGAAGAAAGAGGTTATTTTTAGCAATTTTAGTTTGTTTTGCGCTTACAATACCTGCAGTAATTGTACAGGCAGCAACAACGATCACCGCCAATCAAACTGGCACCCAAGACGGATACGACTATGAGCTATGGAAGGATTCCGGGACCACAAGTATGACTCTCAATAGTGGTGGAACGTTCAGTGCCCAGTGGAGTAACATCGGGAATGCGTTATTCCGTAAAGGCAAGAAATTCGACTCTACCAAGACACACTCACAACTCGGAAATATATCAATAAATTACAGTGCAAGCTTCAATCCGGGCGGCAATTCCTATTTGTGTGTTTATGGATGGACGAAGGACCCGCTCGTAGAGTATTACATTGTCGATAGCTGGGGCACCTATCGTCCGACCGGTACGAAAAAGGGTACTATTAGCGTAGACGGAGGCACATATGACATATATGAGACCACTCGAACCAACCAACCTTCGATAATAGGTAATGCAACTTTTAAGCAGTATTGGAGTGTCCGGACGTCGCAACGCACGAGCGGAACCATATCTGTTAGCGAACACTTTAAAAAGTGGGAGAGCTTGGGAATGCCAATGGGTAAGATGTATGAGGTCGCGCTTACGGTAGAGGGCTATCAGAGTAGTGGTAGTGCTAATGTGACTAGTCATACACTTACTATCGGTGGCGGTAGTACGAATCCAACTCCTACACCAAGTACAGGTGCGAAAACGGAAACCGAGAGTATGACCAAGGGCGGTCAATACACCGGGAATATAAGCTCTCCGTTCTCAGGAGTCGCTTTATACGCCAACAATGATTTGGTGAAATACACGCAGTATTTCGAGAGCGGTACCCATAGTTTTTCACTCCGCGGTGCTTCGAATAACTCCAACATGGCCAAAGTCGACTTGAAAATCGGCGGAGTGACTAAGGGTACCTTCTACTTCGGCGGGAGCAGCCCTGCAGTCTACACCCTGAATAATGTAAGCCACGGAACCGGAAATCAAGAGATCCAGCTCGTTTGTACATCCGATGATGGGACATGGGATGCTTACACTGATTATTTGGAGATCAATTAA